Proteins encoded within one genomic window of Arachis ipaensis cultivar K30076 chromosome B08, Araip1.1, whole genome shotgun sequence:
- the LOC107610356 gene encoding uncharacterized protein LOC107610356, with product MGATPFHHSILEVRLSKHFDKPTDMRYNGTQDPQEHLTVFKARMNLEGAGNKVRCRAFPVTLAGPAIRWFNTLPQGSATTFADITRGFLSQFTTRIAKAKNPINLLGVTQRNGKPTRKYLDRFNDECLEIDGLTDSVASLCLTNGLLNEDFRKHLTTKPVWTM from the coding sequence ATGGGAGCAACCCCTTTTCACCACTCCATTCTCGAGGTTCGGCTGTCAAAACattttgacaagccaacggacatgagatACAATGGAACCCAGGACCCCCAGGAACATCTAACGGTCTTTAaagccaggatgaacctggagggTGCGGGCAACAAGGTGAGATGTCGCGCTTTTCCCGTGACCCTGGCAGGACCGGCAATCCGATGGTTCAACACGCTCCCTCAAGGGTCCGCGACGACTTTCGCGGACATAACCCGTGGCTTTCTATCACAATTTACCACACGCATTGCCAAAGCCAAGAACCCGATCAACCTTCTAGGGGTGACCCAAAGAAACGGGAAACCGACCAGGAAGTATCTTGATAGGTTCAATGACGAATGCCTAGAGATTGACGGCCTGACCGACTCGGTGGCCAGCCTGTGTCTGACAAATGGGCTGTTGAATGAAGACTTCAGAAAACACCTTACTACCAAACCTGTGTGGACCATGTAG